Proteins found in one Ptychodera flava strain L36383 chromosome 16, AS_Pfla_20210202, whole genome shotgun sequence genomic segment:
- the LOC139113977 gene encoding uncharacterized protein KIAA1958-like, with protein sequence MADDSCDAMPSTDGRQSRFATLSSVDLDNFVADQQNKETVRKTNGHIALFKEYLAENGERRDVCDIPPTELDPLVGKFLCGVRKEDGSEYEPSYLRGMFSSLERHLRWKKYDVSLTTGPEFFTAREQLKTKQKSLRKHGKGNLPNKAGTLTDDNVDHLYGTKQLGGHSPQSIINTLWLNNMLHFGMRAIKEHRSFCWGDVQLKRDKILSHTRLRLV encoded by the coding sequence ATGGCAGACGACAGCTGTGACGCAATGCCATCAACAGATGGTCGCCAGAGCCGTTTCGCAACATTGTCCTCAGTTGACCTGGataattttgtggctgaccaacaaaacaaagaaaccGTTCGCAAAACTAACGGCCACATTGCTCTATTCAAAGAGTATCTGGCGGAAAATGGTGAACGCAGGGACGTGTGTGATATACCACCAACTGAACTGGACCCGCTTGTCGGCAAGTTTCTGTGTGGCGTGCGAAAGGAAGACGGGTCTGAGTATGAGCCGTCGTACTTACGAGGTATGTTCAGCAGCCTTGAGAGACATCTTCGCTGGAAGAAGTATGACGTGTCACTAACCACTGGGCCTGAATTTTTCACTGCGCGAGAACAACTAAAGACCAAACAGAAATCTCTGCGAAAACATGGTAAAGGCAACCTCCCAAACAAAGCAGGGACTCTGACTGACGACAACGTCGATCACTTGTATGGAACGAAACAACTCGGCGGTCACAGCCCACAATCGATTATCAACACTCTTTGGTTGAATAATATGTTACATTTTGGCATGAGAGCCATAAAAGAACACAGGTCCTTCTGCTGGGGTGATGTCCAGCTGAAACGTGACaaaattctgtctcacactcgccttcggctcgtgtga
- the LOC139114503 gene encoding TNF receptor-associated factor 2-like — protein sequence MTQCSLRSVDCEYCRRQVVFKDRKDHFSVCPDMEVPCEFCGKKVIRRKLEQHTDIIAGNCPKKMQRCNYHVIGCEKMVELGKESEHNASYIQDHLELIFRKVAYFINIKSSVDENARNVQELQAKVRHQDDIIKNMQRSIHQMERDLKDHPRLAASKIPETGVENFKLVIEKLTKSQKELEVKSHKLEMSVSTYENIVGVLNQEVERSAEMVQTLMNSDRRLRERLDALEKKTKAQDRIIALKDVTLAEQDLRIQSLEMASYDGVLTWKISEFNRKRRDAISGRTLSLYSPYFFSSQFGYKMCARIYLNGDGMGKGNHVSLFFVVMKGEFDAILRWPFRQKVTFMWIDQNNREHMIDAFRPDPNSSSFKRPTGDMNIASGCPLFMPLSMLEDGKHAYIKDDTAFLRIIVDTHDL from the exons ATGACACAATGCAGCCTCAGAAGTGTTGATTGCGAGTATTGCAGGCGTCAGGTGGTGTTCAAAGACCGAAAG GACCACTTCTCTGTATGTCCTGACATGGAAGTGCCATGTGAGTTTTGTGGAAAGAAAGTTATCCGGAGGAAG TTGGAACAGCATACAGATATAATTGCTGGAAACTGTCCGAAGAAAATGCAACGTTGCAATTATCATGTAATTGGATGCGAAAAAATG GTTGAACTTGGTAAAGAGAGCGAACACAATGCCTCATACATACAAGATCACTTAGAACTGATCTTtcggaaagttgcatatttcatcaacattAAATCATCTGTGGACGAAAACGCCAGAAATGTTCAAGAACTACAAGCAAAAGTTCGACATCAAGACGACATTATTAAAAACATGCAACGATCAATACACCAAATGGAGCGTGACCTTAAAGACCATCCGCGACTAGCAGCATCTAAAATACCTGAAACCGGTGTAGAAAATTTCAAACTTGTCATAGAAAAGTTAACAAAGTCGCAAAAAGAAttggaggtcaaaagtcacAAGCTAGAAATGAGTGTATCGACATATGAAAATATAGTGGGGGTCTTAAATCAAGAAGTCGAAAGGAGTGCGGAAATGGTACAAACATTGATGAACAGTGACAGAAGACTTCGGGAAAGACTTGATGCACTCGAGAAAAAGACCAAGGCACAAGACAGAATAATTGCTTTGAAAGATGTTACGCTGGCAGAACAAGATCTGCGCATTCAGTCACTTGAGATGGCTAGCTATGATGGTGTCCTGACGTGGAAGATATCTGAGTTTAATCGAAAAAGAAGAGATGCGATATCCGGACGCACGCTGTCCCTCTACTCTCCTTACTTCTTCTCCAGTCAGTTTGGATACAAAATGTGCGCACGCATATATCTGAACGGCGATGGAATGGGTAAAGGGAATCATGTGTCGTTGTTCTTTGTCGTTATGAAGGGAGAGTTTGACGCAATTTTGAGATGGCCATTCCGCCAGAAGGTTACTTTCATGTGGATCGATCAAAATAATCGTGAACACATGATTGACGCTTTCCGCCCTGATCCTAACTCGTCGTCGTTTAAAAGACCAACTGGAGATATGAACATTGCATCTGGTTGTCCTCTCTTCATGCCACTTAGTATGCTTGAAGATGGCAAACATGCGTACATTAAAGACGACACAGCGTTCCTTCGGATAATAGTGGATACACATGACTTATAG